From Coffea arabica cultivar ET-39 chromosome 10e, Coffea Arabica ET-39 HiFi, whole genome shotgun sequence, one genomic window encodes:
- the LOC113710992 gene encoding aldehyde oxidase GLOX-like, translated as MTRTHLMIHSSPPCHRLVLLLVLLLHPCHRKLAEAATTGGQWALLQSSIGIASMHMQLLNNDKVVIYDRTDFGPSNISLASGKCRYDPQEQVLKVDCTAHSVEYDVATNSFRPLTVLTDVWCSSGSLMPDGTFVQTGGFNDGDHVVRLYKPCSSGSNCDWQEINNGLIQRRWYATNHILPDSSQIIIGGRRQFNYEFYPKTAATNQVFNLRFLVQTNDPVVENNLYPFVFLNVDGNLFIFANNRAILLNYKKNIVVKNYPQLPDGNPRCYPSTGSAVLLPLRNLQGPAIQAEVLVCGGAPKGAYASAQKGDFMGALNTCGRISINDPNPQWVMETMPLARVMGDMLLLPNGHVLMINGASAGTAGWEYGRNPVLSPVIYQPNKTIGSRFEVQNPSTIPRMYHSSAILLRDGRVLVGGSNPHMLYNFTGVLYPTELSLEAFSPSYLDPGVAGLRPRIISPASQSQIGYGQQLVIRFSVSGQLKGNLVTVTMAAPSFNTHSFSMNQRLLVLGGDNVKIAGNSTYQTAVLTPSTSSLAPPGFYLLFVVVHQDIPSQGIWVHLQ; from the coding sequence ATGACTCGAACTCATCTGATGATACATTCCTCTCCCCCCTGCCACCGCCTGGTTCTACTACTAGTGCTACTTCTGCACCCATGTCACCGGAAACTTGCGGAGGCCGCCACCACCGGAGGCCAGTGGGCTCTACTCCAATCAAGCATTGGTATCGCATCCATGCACATGCAACTCCTCAACAATGACAAAGTGGTCATTTATGACAGGACAGATTTTGGCCCCTCCAATATTTCACTGGCCAGTGGCAAATGCAGGTATGACCCCCAAGAGCAAGTCCTGAAAGTTGACTGCACTGCGCATTCTGTTGAATACGACGTCGCTACAAACTCCTTTCGCCCCCTCACAGTCCTCACTGATGTCTGGTGCTCCTCCGGCTCCCTCATGCCCGACGGCACTTTCGTCCAGACCGGCGGCTTCAATGATGGGGACCACGTGGTTCGACTTTACAAGCCATGCAGTTCTGGTAGCAACTGTGACTGGCAAGAAATTAATAACGGGCTAATACAAAGGAGATGGTATGCTACAAATCATATTTTACCCGACTCCAGCCAGATCATCATCGGTGGCCGCCGCCAGTTCAACTATGAGTTTTATCCCAAGACAGCGGCAACTAACCAAGTCTTTAATCTGCGGTTCCTTGTCCAGACCAATGATCCCGTGGTAGAGAACAACCTGTATCCATTTGTCTTCCTAAATGTGGAtggaaatttgttcattttCGCGAACAATCGAGCTATTTTGCTCAACTACAAGAAAAATATCGTGGTGAAAAACTACCCACAGCTGCCTGATGGTAATCCTAGGTGCTATCCCAGTACGGGTTCTGCTGTCCTTCTACCGCTGAGGAACCTTCAGGGGCCGGCCATTCAAGCTGAAGTTTTGGTGTGCGGCGGCGCTCCGAAGGGTGCGTACGCTAGCGCACAAAAGGGTGACTTCATGGGTGCATTGAATACTTGCGGTAGGATTAGCATAAACGATCCAAACCCACAATGGGTGATGGAGACCATGCCATTGGCTAGGGTCATGGGTGATATGTTGTTACTACCAAATGGCCACGTTTTGATGATTAATGGGGCATCGGCTGGGACTGCTGGTTGGGAATACGGTCGTAACCCGGTTCTCAGCCCGGTTATTTATCAGCCCAACAAGACAATTGGGTCGAGATTCGAGGTACaaaatccgtccaccattccgAGGATGTATCACTCTAGTGCAATTCTGCTTCGTGATGGTCGGGTACTCGTTGGTGGTAGCAACCCGCACATGCTGTACAATTTTACCGGAGTACTTTACCCTACTGAATTAAGCTTAGAAGCCTTTTCACCCTCGTATCTGGATCCCGGAGTCGCCGGCTTGCGCCCACGGATCATCTCACCCGCGTCGCAATCTCAAATCGGGTACGGGCAGCAGTTGGTGATCCGGTTCTCCGTTTCAGGGCAGCTAAAGGGGAATTTGGTCACGGTGACAATGGCTGCACCCTCTTTTAATACACATTCGTTCTCCATGAATCAGAGGCTTTTGGTGCttggtggtgacaatgtgaaaaTTGCTGGGAATTCAACTTATCAAACGGCTGTTTTGACACCTAGCACCAGCAGCCTTGCACCGCCCGGCTTCTATCTTCTCTTTGTGGTGGTGCACCAAGATATACCGAGCCAAGGCATTTGGGTCCATCTCCAGTAA